The Glycine soja cultivar W05 chromosome 3, ASM419377v2, whole genome shotgun sequence genome window below encodes:
- the LOC114406329 gene encoding putative disease resistance protein RGA4, producing the protein MAESFLFSIAESLITKLASHAFQEASRVVGLYDHLRDLKKTLSLVKAVLLDADQKQEHNHELQEWLRQLKSVFYDAEDVLNEFECQTLRKQVLKAHGTIKDEVSHFFSSSNPLVFRSKMAQQIKDVSKRLDKVAADRHKFGLRIIDVDTRVVHRRDTSRMTHSRVSDSDVIGREHDKEKIIELLMQQNPNDDDKSLSVIPIVGIGGLGKTTLAQFVFNDKRIYECFSLKMWVCVSDDFDINQLIMKIINSANDANAPFRQQNLNMVDLEQLQNQLRSKLAGKKFLLVLDDVWNDDRVKWVELRNLIQEGVAGSKILVTTRIDSIASMMGTVTSHKLQRLSSENSLSLFVKWAFKEGEEQKHPHLVNIGKEIVKKCRGIPLAVRTLGSSLFSKFEANEWECVRDNEIWNLPQKKDDILPALKLSYDFLPSYLRQCFALFSLYPKDYEFRSFEVVRLWGALGVLASPRKNETLEDVVKQYLDELLSRSFLQDFIDCGTFYQFRIHDLVHDLAVFVTKEECLLVNSHIQNIPENIRHLSFAEYSCLGNSFTSKSVVVRTIMFPNGAEGGNVESLLNTCVSKFKLLRVLDLSYSTCKTLPRSIGKLKHLRYFSIENNRNIKRLPNSICKLQNLQLLSVRGCKKLKALPKALRKLISLRHLKITTKQPVLPYSEITNLITLAHLYIASSHNMESILGGVKFPALKTLYVVDCHSLKSLPLDVTNFPELETLFVVDCVNLDLELWKDDHEEQNPKLKLKYVAFWGLPQLVALPQWLQETANSLQTLFIKNCDNLEMLPEWLSTLTNLKALEISDCPKLISLPDNIHHLTALERLRIVGCPELCRKCQPHVGNYDNWCRRMKALLGSQDAWEIVEKDGHVTLSDLTRVTVDLTRVSDLTDDLASSLSCPTQLSSLLQSPLRYSPFRVDKHTP; encoded by the exons ATGGCTGAATCATTTCTCTTCAGCATCGCTGAGTCTCTCATAACAAAGCTTGCTTCTCATGCTTTCCAAGAAGCTTCTCGGGTGGTGGGTTTGTACGACCATCTCCGAGACCTTAAAAAGACTCTCTCATTAGTCAAGGCAGTGCTGTTAGATGCCGATCAAAAGCAGGAGCATAACCATGAGCTGCAGGAATGGCTGAGGCAGCTCAAAAGTGTCTTCTATGATGCCGAAGATGTGTTGAATGAATTTGAGTGCCAAACACTGCGAAAGCAAGTGCTCAAAGCTCATGGTACCATCAAAGACGAGGTAAGCCACTTCTTCTCAAGTTCTAATCCACTTGTTTTTCGTTCCAAGATGGCTCAACAAATCAAAGATGTCAGCAAGAGGCTAGACAAGGTTGCAGCTGATAGGCATAAGTTTGGTCTCCGAATAATTGATGTTGACACACGAGTAGTTCATAGGAGAGACACGAGTCGCATGACACACTCCCGTGTGAGTGACTCGGATGTGATAGGAAGGGAACATGATAAAGAAAAGATCATAGAGCTTTTGATGCAGCAGAATCCCAATGATGATGATAAAAGTCTCTCTGTTATCCCCATTGTAGGGATTGGAGGTTTGGGAAAAACTACACTTGCACAGTTTGTGTTTAATGATAAGAGGATATATGAGTGTTTCTCATTGAAGATGTGGGTGTGTGTTTCTGATGACTTTGACATTAACCAACTCATTATGAAAATCATCAATTCTGCTAATGATGCTAATGCTCCTTTTCGCCAACAGAATTTAAACATGGTCGATCTGGAGCAATTACAAAATCAATTGAGAAGCAAACTTGCCGGTAAAAAATTCTTACTTGTCTTGGATGACGTATGGAATGATGACCGTGTTAAATGGGTTGAGTTGAGGAATTTAATACAAGAAGGGGTTGCAGGAAGTAAAATTCTAGTGACTACACGTATTGATTCCATTGCTTCCATGATGGGAACTGTTACCTCTCACAAGTTACAAAGACTTTCTTCGGAGAATTCATTGTCTCTTTTTGTCAAATGGGCATTTAAAGAAGGCGAAGAGCAAAAACATCCTCATTTGGTAAATATCGGGAAAGAAATTGTGAAAAAATGCAGAGGGATTCCATTGGCTGTGAGAACATTGGGGAGTTCACTATTTTCAAAGTTTGAGGCAAATGAGTGGGAATGTGTGAGAGACAATGAAATTTGGAATTTGCCACAAAAAAAAGATGACATTTTACCTGCACTTAAGTTAAGTTATGATTTCTTGCCCTCCTATTTGAGGCAATGTTTTGCATTATTTTCGCTTTACCCAAAGGATTATGAATTTCGTAGTTTTGAGGTAGTTAGGCTTTGGGGTGCACTTGGTGTCCTTGCATCACCCAGAAAAAATGAGACACTGGAAGATGTTGTCAAACAGTATCTGGATGAATTACTCTCAAGATCTTTCCTTCAAGATTTTATCGATTGTGGCACTTTTTATCAATTTAGAATTCATGATTTGGTGCATGATCTTGCTGTATTTGTTACAAAAGAGGAGTGTCTACTTGTAAATTCCCACATTCAAAATATTCCTGAGAATATTCGGCATCTGTCTTTTGCTGAATACAGTTGTCTTGGAAATTCATTCACCTCAAAATCGGTAGTTGTGAGAACCATAATGTTTCCAAATGGTGCAGAAGGAGGCAACGTTGAATCTTTGCTAAATACCTGTGTGTCAAAGTTCAAATTATTGCGAGTTTTGGATTTAAGTTATTCGACATGCAAGACTTTGCCCCGTTCCATTGGTAAGTTGAAACACTTGAGATATTTCAGCATTGAGAATAATCGCAATATCAAGAGACTCCCCAATTCTATTTGCAAACTCCAAAATTTGCAATTGTTGAGTGTTCGGGGATGCAAGAAGCTGAAAGCATTGCCCAAAGCATTAAGAAAATTGATTAGTCTTCGGCATTTGAAGATAACTACAAAGCAACCTGTTTTGCCTTACAGTGAGATTACCAACTTGATCACGCTTGCACATCTGTATATTGCATCAAGCCATAATATGGAGTCTATCCTTGGAGGGGTGAAGTTCCCTGCTCTTAAAACATTGTATGTTGTTGACTGTCACAGTCTGAAGTCTTTGCCACTGGATGTTACAAATTTTCCTGAATTAGAAACTCTATTTGTTGTAGACTGTGTTAATCTGGACTTGGAACTGTGGAAGGACGACCATGAAGAACAAAACCCCAAGTTGAAGTTAAAATATGTTGCATTCTGGGGTTTACCACAGCTGGTGGCCTTACCTCAATGGCTTCAAGAAACTGCCAACTCCTTACAGACCTTGTTCATTAAAAACTGCGACAATCTTGAAATGCTTCCGGAGTGGCTGTCAACTCTGACTAATCTTAAAGCACTTGAAATATCAGATTGTCCAAAGCTTATATCTCTCCCGGATAACATCCATCACCTCACCGCACTTGAAAGGTTGAGAATTGTCGGTTGTCCTGAACTGTGTAGAAAATGCCAGCCACATGTCG GGAATTATGATAATTGGTGTCGTCGCATGAAAGCCTTGTTAGGTTCtcaagatgcatgggagattgtAGAGAAAG ATGGTCACGTGACACTCAGTGACCTCACTCGCGTTACTGTGGACCTCACTCGCGTTTCAGACCTCACCGATGACCTAGCTTCTTCGCTCAGTTGCCCTACACAACTTTCATCACTGCTTCAGTCACCTCTTCGGTACTCTCCCTTCCGCGTCGACAAGCACACCCCATGA